A window of Pochonia chlamydosporia 170 chromosome Unknown PCv3seq00022, whole genome shotgun sequence contains these coding sequences:
- a CDS encoding reverse transcriptase (similar to Beauveria bassiana ARSEF 2860 XP_008603236.1), with translation MITDTNKRIWRASSTASDSGSTANAENETVGREGEKALLLQVLEELKDLKNASTKQQDLIYKLEREVVETKEELKRVTKQLETTTRNAITPPFTGNSQASYADVLRTPPDSPKSTEVPTSPHVSGALFCTIDVSRVPVEESNRATPGGIRTAVENEVHVEKESPTWRCRAVTRDVKAPHRIRIVCRDEEEHSMIKGIAEKKLPQGVRVLRDEYYPIKVDGVSRSEVLDVGGKELPGLGETLSSENATEVIKAVWLSDRSRKEHGPVVVYLKKAVEAARFLREGYFYAGGLSGSTSVFKRQQRPSQCYNCQELTDHKAFQCKKPQVCRRCAKEGHHHSVCAEAIAKCLLCGGPHESFGENCRRLYPSHDGSASTDDPA, from the exons ATGATAACCGACA CGAATAAGCGTATCTGGCGAGCCTCATCTACAGCCTCGGATTCGGGATCCACGGCCAACGCCGAAAACGAAACCGTTGGCAGGGAGGGCGAAAAGGCGCTGCTCTTGCAGGTGCTAGAGGAGTTGAAGGATCTTAAGAACGCATCGACTAAACAACAGGACCTGATTTACAAGTTGGAGCGAGAGGTAGTGGAAACGAAGGAGGAGCTGAAACGAGTAACAAAACAGCTGGAGACTACGACGCGCAACGCGATCACACCTCCATTCACCGGAAATAGCCAAGCATCGTACGCTGACGTGCTACGCACTCCGCCAGACAGTCCAAAGTCCACCGAAGTTCCCACGTCGCCCCACGTATCGGGGGCACTTTTCTGCACTATTGATGTTTCCCGGGTGCCAGTCGAGGAGAGTAACCGTGCCACGCCCGGTGGGATTCGTACCGCTGTCGAAAACGAAGTTCACGTGGAGAAGGAATCGCCAACCTGGCGATGCCGGGCCGTCACGAGAGACGTCAAAGCCCCTCACCGCATCAGAATCGTATGccgagacgaagaagaacatAGTATGATCAAAGGTATCGCGGAAAAGAAATTGCCGCAGGGCGTTCGAGTTTTGAGGGACGAGTATTACCCGATTAAGGTCGATGGGGTAAGCCGCTCCGAAGTGCTAGACGTTGGAGGCAAGGAATTACCAGGACTAGGGGAAACCCTCAGCAGTGAGAATGCCACAGAAGTCATCAAAGCCGTTTGGCTGAGCGACAGATCCCGTAAGGAACATGGGCCGGTGGTTGTTTATCTTAAAAAGGCAGTCGAGGCAGCCAGATTCTTGCGCGAAGGGTATTTTTACGCTGGAGGATTATCAGGTTCAACATCTGTTTTCAAACGCCAACAACGGCCCAGCCAGTGTTACAATTGTCAGGAACTAACGGACCACAAAGCTTTCCAATGCAAGAAACCGCAGGTGTGTAGAAGGTGTGCCAAGGAGGGCCACCACCACAGCGTTTGCGCTGAGGCTATTGCGAAATGTCTCTTGTGCGGCGGTCCGCACGAATCTTTCGGCGAAAACTGCAGGAGGCTTTACCCGTCTCACGATGGCTCAGCCTCTACGGATGATCCAGCTTAA
- a CDS encoding fungal specific transcription factor (similar to Metarhizium robertsii ARSEF 23 XP_011410945.1): MPPSKTEVILTGIDNWDDWQKFVASLIDIDIWEAIKPINRTQVLLRKPRRPQVSDFNANAETEVNLTASQVNAFRLARDNWKDSSKEYEQQKTNLIKAKSVIISYVDERLGRYLDQDHDLPRWIDSLSVAVNAEQTKATDALVIEYQQIIKSFRCTDSATFTD; encoded by the coding sequence ATGCCACCTTCCAAAACTGAGGTTATCCTCACGGGGATCGACAATTGGGACGACTGGCAGAAGTTCGTTGCAAGCTTAATCGATATAGATATCTGGGAGGCAATCAAGCCGATCAACCGAACTCAAGTGCTTCTGcgaaagccaagaagacCGCAGGTATCTGATTTCAATGCAAACGCTGAGACTGAAGTCAATCTTACGGCGTCTCAAGTCAACGCTTTCAGACTAGCCCGTGACAATTGGAAAGATAGCTCCAAAGAGTATGAGCAACAGAAAACCAATCTCATCAAGGCTAAAAGTGTTATCATCAGCTACGTGGATGAGAGATTAGGCCGCTATCTTGACCAAGACCATGATCTCCCCCGCTGGATTGATAGTCTATCTGTAGCAGTCAATGCCGAACAGACTAAAGCAACGGACGCACTTGTGATTGAGTACCAGCAGATCATCAAGTCATTCAGGTGCACCGACTCAGCAACCTTCACGGACTGA
- a CDS encoding peptidase cysteine/serine, trypsin-like protein (similar to Metarhizium robertsii ARSEF 23 XP_007826534.2), with the protein MLEVADGRWLFDIARLMAKHNGNFTDNCRQAAESLVLKTKDYNRAVEQGVQQLLQLNDLSDHARLREAAIAIQGALIHTPPNATDASKEWSIGSVAVKLRTWASSALPAQPERSSAKRGTAFQADTKRSNQNGTASQSRSDRKRTRSDNQQDRNKRQEIGCEACGQPRRDLSSCWLAIPEIRPKGVPANHRLEGLVRKVLAADPELKAEVAKLRKAAEKDQEQQDQNKKEVSFQ; encoded by the coding sequence ATGCTTGAAGTAGCGGACGGTCGATGGCTATTTGACATCGCCCGTCTTATGGCCAAACATAATGGCAACTTCACCGATAACTGCAGACAAGCTGCAGAATCACTTGTTTTAAAGACAAAAGATTACAATCGGGCTGTTGAGCAAGGAGTACAACAGTTATTACAACTCAACGATCTTAGTGATCATGCCAGGCTACGAGAGGCAGCAATAGCAATTCAGGGGGCGCTGATTCACACCCCTCCCAACGCTACGGATGCGAGCAAGGAATGGTCAATTGGAAGCGTAGCTGTCAAGTTACGGACCTGGGCCAGTTCTGCACTTCCAGCACAACCAGAAAGATCCTCCGCCAAACGGGGAACTGCGTTCCAAGCTGATACCAAAAGGAGTAATCAGAACGGAACTGCAAGCCAATCCCGATCAGATCGAAAAAGGACGCGATCAGACAACCAGCAAGATCGCAACAAGAGACAAGAAATAGGCTGTGAAGCTTGTGGCCAGCCGCGACGTGATCTTAGTTCGTGTTGGCTAGCTATCCCAGAAATTCGGCCTAAAGGAGTACCTGCGAATCACCGCCTAGAAGGGCTGGTGAGGAAAGTTTTGGCTGCTGATCCGGAACTAAAAGCTGAAGTAGCAAAACTTCGAAAAGCAGCGGAGAAAGACCAGGAACAGCAAGAtcagaacaagaaagaagtCTCATTCCAGTGA
- a CDS encoding heat shock protein 30 (similar to Metarhizium acridum CQMa 102 XP_007812704.1), with protein MSFFPRAFYEGDSLSSFTPLFRLLDDFDTYSRQSGSNQQGRLSAIATWQPKFDIRETSDAYELHGELPGLNKDAVHIEFTDPQTMTVRGKAERTYSSGTSSAGRIEDVSEKPAITEGETSPSAHKATVEDDNAAATETAVGKAQRQPEQPKYKYWLTERSVGEFSRSFNFPTPVDHDSVSASFRDGILAVSVPKAKKPEPRRIAIN; from the coding sequence ATGTCTTTCTTTCCACGAGCTTTCTATGAAGGTGATTCTTTATCATCCTTCACCCCACTCTTCCGTCTCCTGGACGACTTTGACACGTATTCTCGCCAATCCGGCAGTAACCAACAAGGCCGGCTCTCAGCCATCGCCACCTGGCAGCCCAAATTTGACATTCGCGAAACCAGTGATGCATACGAGCTGCACGGCGAACTCCCCGGCCTGAACAAAGACGCCGTTCACATTGAGTTTACAGATCCACAGACCATGACTGTCCGTGGCAAAGCTGAGCGAACTTATTCGTCTGGCACCTCCAGCGCTGGGCGCATTGAAGATGTTTCCGAGAAGCCAGCCATCACTGAGGGCGAAACATCACCCTCCGCGCATAAAGCCACTGTTGAGGATGACAATGCAGCCGCGACAGAAACTGCAGTAGGCAAGGCGCAAAGGCAGCCTGAGCAACCCAAGTACAAGTATTGGCTTACTGAGCGCAGCGTCGGGGAGTTCTCTCGAAGCTTCAACTTTCCGACCCCTGTGGACCATGATTCCGTGTCGGCTAGTTTCAGAGACGGCATCCTGGCTGTTTCTGTGCCAAAAGCTAAGAAGCCTGAACCTCGACGGATCGCTATAAACTAA
- a CDS encoding fungal specific transcription factor (similar to Metarhizium robertsii ARSEF 23 XP_011410945.1), whose product MPPSKTEVILTGIDNWDDWQKFIASLIDIDIWEAIKPANQTQVLLRKPRRPQVSDFNANAETEVNLTSSQVNAFRLARENWKDSSKEYEQQKTNLIKAKSVIISYVDERLGRYLDQDHDLPRWIDSLSVAVNAEQTKATDTLVIEYQQIIKSFRCTDSATFADWIWKWENFLLKAARHRMLEVSGGRWLFDIARLMAKHNGNFTDNCRQAAESLVLKTKDYNRAVEQGVQQLLQLYDLSDHGRLREAAIAIQGALIHTPPNATDASKEWSIGSVAVKLRTWGSSALPAQSERSSARRGTAFQADTRKNNQNGGANQSRSNRKRTRSDNQQDSNKRQEIGCEACGQPRHDLSSSWLAIPEIRPKGVPANHRLEELQRRKTRNTESSLERRIVGQALSLGAAFPICLETCLQADQYPLRSSTILDCGASLDIFNELARFKSIRKPKAGEEHYLIAVDSEVKIEGYGRVDVPVIKPDGSIGILRIKDAAYCPTFAVNVVSFQSLYDRGIRWDTISTPTRLIHKSGTLICIVQRYYKQWVLEYQETTDASLKAAAAYMARRRRRTSRDPRAESAADGTVWHNRLGHPSPKTIEQLGKKCLGVKLRGPRTVECDHCGRGKMHRQISRRRPIRPNKLPRLCPSYVYHGCMLRSCFSLFLKSHGLGKENRRILRDFFNWIEVQHSFKPKAIRSDAELFSKEVRIELKLRSIQSKRSAPNTQAQNGGAERSGGAIMEKVRTMRIAANLPHNLWKDIVEASCYLRNRTPLERNKRQSPFERVFKKQPEISHLKAYGCKAFAMTADAQFKLQRKQKLEPRAHIGYLVGYHSSNIYKVWVPHKDKTILTRDVILMNLLLEDVEIPEEQQAIESVLEQDETARYLEDSDEEEVLGEIVVDTGEQDEPDDEDNEDACDRSEELGYLTPPLTDPELEESPEGVDNTGHNSNCCDYKVEQISANYRFHEFHPTRIETAVHGAFNAGIKFQPHKRDLPKAPKTMKDLEGHPLKDEFIKAQQEHLESHSRMDSFVEVPWSRAKGQRVLSCMWVFTYKTDKHGLLQKCKARLVVCGNQQEKNALPTRATTLASMSFRALMAIAAEHDLELEQMDAVNAFVNCELDEVVYMRMPPGYEKYGRVLRLKKALYGLRRSPLLWQKELTKSLQELGFQPVPQEPCVMTKGSVIVFFFVDDIIWAYKKSDKEIAKEAVEGLKSRYNMTQLGEPKWFLGIHILRDRRNRTIWLTQDAYIDKIAHKFSIQPEGKVLLTPMGLEELLKSGTQATKKSIEVYQQKVGSVLFAAISTRPDIAFAVSRLARHNLNPSDAHHRAADRVIQYLYSTRSFALRLGNNAQQNSKSVETFIGSSDASFADNTEDRKSSQGYVLRLYGGPIA is encoded by the exons ATGCCACCTTCCAAAACTGAAGTTATCCTCACGGGGATCGACAATTGGGACGACTGGCAGAAGTTTATTGCAAGCTTAATTGATATAGACATCTGGGAAGCGATTAAACCTGCAAACCAAACTCAAGTGCTTCTAcgaaagccaagaagacCACAGGTATCTGATTTCAATGCAAACGCTGAGACTGAAGTCAATCTTACGTCATCTCAAGTCAACGCTTTCAGACTAGCCCGTGAAAATTGGAAAGATAGCTCCAAAGAGTATGAGCAACAGAAAACCAATCTCATCAAGGCTAAAAGCGTTATCATCAGCTATGTGGATGAGAGATTAGGTCGTTATCTTGACCAAGACCACGATCTCCCCCGCTGGATTGATAGTCTATCTGTAGCAGTCAACGCCGAACAGACTAAAGCAACGGACACACTTGTGATTGAGTACCAGCAGATCATCAAGTCATTTAGGTGCACCGATTCAGCCACTTTCGCAGACTGGATCTGGAAATGGGAGAACTTCTTGCTAAAAGCTGCACGGCATCGAATGCTTGAAGTATCAGGTGGTCGTTGGCTATTTGACATCGCCCGCCTTATGGCCAAACATAATGGCAACTTCACCGATAACTGCAGACAAGCTGCAGAATCACTTGTTCTAAAGACAAAAGATTACAATCGGGCTGTTGAGCAAGGAGTACAACAGTTATTACAACTCTACGATCTTAGTGATCATGGCAGGCTACGAGAGGCAGCAATAGCAATTCAGGGAGCTCTGATTCACACCCCTCCCAACGCTACGGATGCGAGCAAGGAATGGTCAATTGGAAGCGTAGCTGTCAAGTTACGGACCTGGGGCAGTTCTGCACTTCCAGCACAATCAGAAAGATCCTCCGCCAGACGGGGAACTGCGTTCCAAGCTGATACCAGAAAGAATAATCAGAACGGAGGTGCAAACCAATCCCGATCAAATCGAAAAAGGACGCGATCAGACAACCAGCAGGATAGCAATAAGAGACAAGAAATAGGCTGTGAAGCTTGTGGCCAGCCGCGACATGATCTTAGTTCGTCTTGGCTAGCTATCCCAGAAATTCGGCCTAAAGGAGTACCTGCGAATCACCGTCTAGAAGAGCTGCAGCGCAGAAAGACCAGGAACA CCGAGTCAAGCTTGGAGCGACGAATCGTTGGTCAAGCATTGTCACTAGGGGCTGCGTTTCCAATATGTTTAGAGACCTGTCTGCAAGCTGACCAGTATCCGTTACGATCGTCAACCATTCTTGACTGCGGAGCTTCGTTGGATATATTCAACGAACTTGCTAGATTTAAGTCAATAAGGAAACCAaaagcaggagaagagcaCTATCTAATTGCTGTAGATTCAGAGGTCAAAATTGAAGGCTACGGACGGGTTGACGTCCCAGTCATAAAACCCGATGGATCAATTGGCATCTTGCGAATCAAAGATGCGGCATATTGCCCCACATTCGCTGTCAATGTTGTATCGTTCCAGAGTCTTTATGATCGAGGCATCCGTTGGGACACAATATCGACTCCAACACGGCTAATCCATAAGTCTGGAACATTAATCTGTATAGTTCAAAGATACTACAAGCAATGGGTTCTCGAGTATCAGGAGACTACCGACGCTAGCTTAAAGGCAGCGGCCGCCTATATGgccagaaggagaaggcgtACGAGCCGAGACCCAAGAGCAGAATCTGCTGCGGATGGAACGGTGTGGCACAACCGACTGGGCCATCCTAGCCCGAAGACAATTGAGCAGTTAGGAAAGAAATGTCTTGGGGTCAAGCTGCGAGGACCAAGAACTGTGGAATGCGACCACTGCGGCCGAGGCAAGATGCACCGGCAGATATCCCGGAGGCGGCCAATAAGACCAAACAA ATTACCAAGGCTATGTCCGAGTTATGTTTATCACGGATGCATGTTAAGGTCTTGTTTTTCCTTATTTCTGAAGAGCCATGGTCTAGGCAAAGAAAACCGAAGAATTCTGCGAGACTTCTTCAACTGGATAGAGGTTCAACATAGTTTCAAGCCAAAAGCTATACGATCAGATGCCGAACTATTCAGCAAGGAAGTCCGGATAGAACTAAAGCTAAGATCTATTCAATCGAAAAGGTCGGCACCAAATACTCAGGCTCAAAATGGAGGTGCCGAGAGATCAGGGGGTGCAATTATGGAAAAGGTCCGAACAATGCGCATAGCTGCAAATCTGCCACACAATTTGTGGAAGGACATTGTGGAGGCTTCTTGCTACCTTCGCAACCGAACACCTCTTGAACGAAATAAGCGGCAAAGCCCATTTGAAAGAGTCTTTAAGAAGCAACCGGAAATTAGTCACTTAAAAGCTTACGGTTGTAAGGCTTTTGCGATGACAGCAGATGCCCAATTCAAACTTCAGAGAAAGCAAAAGCTTGAACCGAGAGCACATATAGGGTACCTTGTGGGCTATCATTCCTCAAACATCTACAAAGTCTGGGTTCCACACAAGGATAAGACTATCTTAACCCGAGATGTTATTTTAATGAATCTG TTGCTAGAGGACGTCGAAATTCCAGAAGAGCAACAGGCTATAGAGTCTGTacttgaacaagatgaaaCTGCTCGTTATCTCGAGGACTCAGACGAAGAGGAGGTTCTGGGTGAGATCGTTGTGGATACAGGAGAACAGGATGAGCCGGATGATGAGGACAATGAAGACGCTTGTGACAGGTCAGAAGAGCTAGGATATCTTACGCCGCCACTGACCGACCCTGAGCTTGAAGAAAGCCCAGAA GGGGTGGATAATACAGGCCACAACTCAAACTGCTGCGACTACAAGGTAGAGCAGATCAGTGCCAACTATCGATTCCACGAATTCCATCCAACTCGAATTGAGACAGCAGTCCATGGTGCATTTAATGCTGGGATTAAGTTTCAGCCGCACAAGAGAGACCTACCAAAAGCTCCAAAAACCATGAAGGACCTTGAAGGCCACCCACTTAAGGATGAATTTATCAAGGCACAGCAAGAGCACCTTGAGTCACATAGCCGGATGGATTCCTTTGTTGAGGTGCCTTGGTCACGAGCTAAAGGTCAAAGAGTTCTAAGCTGCATGTGGGTATTTACCTACAAGACGGATAAGCATGGTCTTCTTCAGAAATGCAAGGCGCGGCTTGTTGTGTGCGGGaaccaacaagaaaagaatgcTCTCCCGACCCGCGCAACAACGCTAGCCAGCATGTCATTCCGAGCGCTAATGGCGATAGCCGCTGAACATGACCTAGAACTGGAACAGATGGATGCTGTCAATGCATTTGTAAATTGCGAATTAGATGAAGTTGTCTATATGCGTATGCCACCAGGATATGAGAAATATGGAAGAGTGTTAAGGTTGAAGAAAGCACTTTACGGCCTGCGAAGGTCACCACTGTTGTGGCAAAAGGAGTTGACAAAGAGCCTCCAAGAACTAGGTTTTCAACCAGTGCCACAAGAGCCATGCGTTATGACTAAAGGATCTGTgatcgtcttcttctttgttgacGACATCATCTGGGCATACAAGAAATCCGATAAAGAAATCGCCAAGGAAGCCGTAGAAGGCTTGAAAAGCAGATATAATATGACACAGCTAGGCGAGCCAAAATGGTTCCTCGGTATTCACATCTTGAGAGACAGGCGAAACAGAACAATTTGGTTGACTCAAGACGCGTATATTGACAAAATAGCGCACAAGTTCTCCATCCAGCCAGAAGGCAAGGTGCTACTCACACCTATGGGCCTAGAAGAATTACTGAAATCGGGGACACAAGCGACAAAGAAGTCAATCGAAGTCTACCAACAAAAGGTTGGATCCGTTTTGTTCGCAGCCATttcaaccaggccagacataGCATTCGCAGTCAGCCGATTAGCACGGCATAACCTCAATCCGAGCGATGCACACCACAGAGCAGCGGATAGAGTGATCCAGTACCTCTATTCCACTAGATCATTTGCTCTGAGacttggaaataatgctCAACAAAACAGCAAATCAGTTGAAACTTTCATCGGCTCGAGTGATGCATCATTCGCCGATAACACGGAAGATCGGAAAAGCTCACAAGGCTATGTATTAAGACTGTACGGTGGACCGATTGCATGA
- a CDS encoding integrase core domain-containing protein: MEPPIALINPIPNDVRSAFKAYIESPTYTNRERIEYTKWWELHILLDNPDRKPRNPAESRLKHRAFSEFELINNRLHRKPDSKHPEPRYVVPENEAFDTIANQHLQLLHAGKNKTCEAVQQKFYGITRADVEFIIKRCKNCALNRPAATKPPLVPIVTTRAWERVQADLIDMRHEPSGQYKWILHIKDHFSKYTQLYPLKSKHAEPIAQAFTRFIAAFLPPKIVQTDNGKEFKGALLILLRKYGIQIINGAPRSPQTQGLVEQANGVVEAKLRAWKMDNGSTEWANGIMEVTLAMNTQKHSTIGCAPVELLFRERTLYTDWLNQQKRLDPAVGVPQEDSAQAPICTLSPGTPASSPVINIGVSPGSSQITMLISPEAGVGSEINVRISPPIRSSPTPEPDQEQRVSELTDQVIAKAQKATQRAKLRMMQKYSKQHIIQHFNIGDIVSIKVPREDRTSTDNRRLFGRILEEPYAHRYRILTTSGVIKRLIPTKGLSVVNESLWPDVTIPMTTKEVTLTEAARDASTSARVGVSCQCKGECNTKRCRCYKENKECTVHCHGDDHNCGNQSGLAIGAELALVERPKKKRARADTVGNSN; the protein is encoded by the coding sequence ATGGAACCACCAATTGCTCTTATTAATCCAATTCCAAATGATGTTCGCAGCGCATTTAAAGCTTACATTGAGAGCCCGACTTACACTAACAGAGAGCGCATTGAATACACCAAATGGTGGGAGTTGCACATCTTACTTGACAATCCCGACCGAAAACCGCGGAACCCAGCTGAGTCTCGACTTAAGCACAGGGCTTTCTCTGAATTTgaactcatcaacaatcgGCTACATCGCAAGCCAGATTCCAAGCACCCAGAGCCACGATATGTGGTACCTGAGAATGAAGCTTTTGATACAATTGCCAATCAACATTTACAACTGCTTCATGCTGGGAAGAACAAGACTTGCGAAGCAGTGCAGCAAAAGTTTTATGGCATAACGCGTGCAGATGTTGAATTTATTATCAAACGTTGCAAGAACTGTGCACTTAATCGACCAGCTGCGACGAAGCCTCCGCTAGTTCCCATTGTTACAACTCGGGCTTGGGAACGTGTTCAAGCTGACCTAATTGATATGCGCCATGAACCATCAGGTCAATACAAGTGGATACTACACATCAAGGATCACTTTTCCAAATATACCCAGCTGTATCCATTGAAAAGCAAGCACGCAGAGCCTATTGCACAGGCCTTTACTCGATTTATCGCCGCCTTCTTACCTCCCAAGATTGTTCAaaccgacaatggcaaagaatTCAAAGGAGCCTTATTGATCTTGCTGCGCAAGTATGGGATTCAGATTATTAACGGAGCACCAAGATCACCTCAAACCCAAGGTTTGGTTGAACAAGCCAATGGAGTAGTAGAAGCGAAGCTCAGAGCTTGGAAAATGGATAACGGATCTACTGAATGGGCCAATGGAATTATGGAAGTTACGCTGGCAATGAACACCCAGAAGCACTCAACTATTGGTTGTGCTCCTGTAGAGCTGCTCTTTAGGGAGCGTACTCTCTATACTGACTGGTTAAATCAGCAAAAGCGACTAGACCCTGCTGTCGGCGTCCCCCAAGAGGATTCCGCCCAAGCTCCAATCTGTACCCTTAGCCCAGGCACTCCTGCTTCCAGTCCTGTAATCAATATTGGGGTTAGCCCAGGCAGTTCCCAGATTACCATGCTTATCAGCCCAGAAGCCGGGGTAGGGTCAGAAATCAACGTACGAATCTCGCCACCAATTCGTAGCTCTCCAACACCCGAGCCAGATCAAGAGCAGCGGGTGTCAGAGCTTACAGATCAAGTAATTGCGAAAGCCCAGAAGGCAACCCAGAGAGCAAAGCTTCGGATGATGCAGAAGTACTCTAAACAGCACATCATTCAACACTTTAACATTGGAGACATCGTCTCCATCAAGGTTCCGAGAGAAGATCGCACCTCCACTGATAACCGGCGACTATTTGGGCGTATTCTAGAAGAACCCTACGCCCACAGATACAGGATCTTGACTACTTCAGGAGTTATTAAGCGATTAATACCTACCAAGGGATTAAGCGTGGTGAATGAGTCTCTCTGGCCCGATGTCACTATTCCGATGACTACTAAGGAAGTTACGCTTACAGAAGCAGCTAGGGACGCTTCCACCAGTGCACGAGTCGGAGTGTCATGTCAGTGTAAAGGAGAGTGTAATACCAAGCGGTGCAGGTGTTACAAGGAAAATAAAGAGTGTACAGTTCATTGCCATGGGGATGATCATAACTGCGGAAATCAATCAGGATTGGCAATTGGGGCTGAATTGGCGTTAGTTGAGCGACCGAAAAAGAAGAGGGCGAGGGCAGATACAGTAGGAAACAGTAATTAA
- a CDS encoding MFS transporter (similar to Neosartorya fischeri NRRL 181 XP_001262432.1), producing MSLAQHVTQADGFESDVPRRDNQLSIAADEEASPVVNPNKPEWQRMSFSPAYSAPKKNHTAAYKVSVTKRIVQVVTGIVACWLCAGIVFGFAALKPVLIANGVYSEFCDGNNEDTLFGSNDTSLVPCDEQDLRLNLFFVVASVTANVSSLLAGSTLDKYGRRICWIAGCLFLMMGSLLMAASFSISKLDGYLVANVLLSLGGTFIFIPSFQLANALPKCSGLIVAMITGAFDASAAVFLLYRVLYEATDGRFSIEKFFFGYAIVPILVLVAEISYMPAQSYHTISDLERKIAKAQDDQEDVHESDQDLQDTGELARVQSARAARRLAKLDQIETVTGDSECRDERRRTNEERQTASGIWGVMHGVSTRRQLLSPWFMLILLLTALQMLRMNYFIATIRAQYRYLLDSEDLSADVNRFFDIALPVGGVVTTPFIGILLNNFSIPTIFSFITTSIIVIGLLNCLHILWAGYATVVGFVIFRPLYYSAISDYATKVFGYTTFGRIYGTLVCVSGVINLAQSGLDALTHAALDGNPTPINIAFTVAGACTGVVLTIFVTTKARMLAARDGTMLKNRGERGPLVVEERRGYGSSE from the exons ATGTCACTGGCCCAACACGTAACACAGGCCGACGGCTTCGAGTCAGATGTCCCTCGCAGAGATAATCAGTTGTCAATCGCAGCGGATGAAGAGGCTTCGCCAGTTGTAAACCCCAACAAACCAGAATGGCAACGCATGAGCTTCTCGCCAGCCTACTCAGCCCCTAAAAAAAATCATACCGCTGCGTACAAGGTTTCTGTTACGAAGCGAATCG TGCAAGTAGTTACCGGCATCGTAGCCTGTTGGCTATGCGCTGGCATCGTATTTGGCTTCGCTGCACTCAAACCTGTCTTGATTGCCAATGGAGTATACAGCGAGTTTTGTGACGGTAACAACGAGGACACTTTATTCGGCTCCAACGACACTAGCCTTGTTCCTTGTGACGAGCAGGATCTGCGGCTAAACCTCTTCTTTGTTGTTGCATCCGTTACTGCAAATGTATCGTCACTTTTAGCTGGCTCTACTCTCGACAAGTATGGCCGGCGCATTTGTTGGATCGCCGGTTGCCTGTTTCTGATGATGGGCAGTCTCCTGATGGCGGCATCATTTTCAATTTCCAAACTCGATGGTTATCTTGTTGCAAACGTGTTGCTTTCATTGGGAGGGACATTTATTTTTATTCCAAGTTTTCAGCTGGCAAATGCTCTTCCAAAGTGTTCGGGGCTAATCGTAGCTATGATCACGGGAGCGTTCGATGCGTCAGCCGCTGTGTTTCTTCTGTATCGTGTGCTTTATGAAGCGACAGACGGCCGTTTTTCGATCGAAAAGTTCTTTTTCGGCTATGCTATAGTACCCATCTTGGTCCTCGTTGCTGAAATAAGCTATATGCCAGCGCAATCATACCACACCATTTCTGACCTCGAGCGCAAGATTGCAAAAGCTCAAGATGACCAAGAGGACGTCCATGAGTCGGACCAAGACCTTCAAGATACAGGGGAATTGGCAAGAGTTCAAAGCGCTCGAGCGGCACGCCGTTTGGCCAAATTGGACCAAATCGAAACCGTTACCGGAGATTCCGAATGTCGTGATGAACGGAGGAGGACGAATGAGGAGCGGCAGACGGCTAGCGGTATCTGGGGTGTCATGCATGGGGTCTCGACTCGACGGCAATTACTCAGCCCCTGGTTCATGCTCATTCTCCTGCTAACTGCTCTCCAAATGTTGCGTATGAACTACTTCATCGCCACTATACGTGCTCAGTATCGATACTTGCTAGACTCGGAGGACCTGTCCGCAGATGTCAACCGCTTTTTTGATATTGCTTTGCCAGTCGGAGGGGTCGTCACGACTCCATTCATAGGTATCCTGCTCAACAACTTTAGTATACCCACGATCTTTAGCTTCATAACCACGTCAATCATAGTCATTGGCTTACTAAACTGTCTGCACATTTTGTGGGCAGGCTATGCCACTGTCGtcggcttcgtcatctttCGACCATTATACTATTCGGCTATATC GGACTATGCAACTAAGGTCTTTGGCTACACTACCTTTGGGCGCATCTATGGCACCTTGGTATGCGTTTCCGGAGTAATTAACCTCGCGCAGTCAGGTCTTGACGCTCTGACACATGCGGCACTTGATGGCAATCCTActcccatcaacatcgcctTTACCGTAGCAGGAGCGTGTACTGGTGTGGTGCTGACAATATTTGTTACCACCAAGGCTCGTATGCTCGCAGCTAGAGATGGCACTATGTTGAAAAATCGTGGTGAACGCGGGCCGCTGGTTGTGGAGGAGCGAAGAGGATACGGCAGCAGCGAATAA